The Halanaerobium saccharolyticum subsp. saccharolyticum DSM 6643 genomic sequence AATGAAACGTTCGGCAGAAATTGTGAAACAGACAAATGACTTTAGTAAAGAAATTTCAGAAAATGCTCATAATATTGCCGGAATCTCAGAAGAAACTTCAGCTTCTGCAGAAGAGGTAGCAGCTGCCAGTGAAGAACAGAGTGCATCTGTAGATCAAGTTTCAAATATAGCAGATGAGCTTTCAGTCAGAGCAGAACAATTAGAAGACTTAGTTGCAAGGTTTAATTTATAATTAAAAGTTTTTAAATTAAGAGAGTTAATCTTTATTAAAACTTAATATTATATTTTAAAAGCCTTCAATCAGAACTTTAAATTCTGGTTGAAGGCTTTGTTATTTACAATAACATTCTATTTAAAACTTCCAGATAACCTGTAACCATCATTAAGCCAAAAATAATTAAAAGTGTACCCGTTATTTTATTTACTACAGGTAAGTATTTATTAAAAGCTTTAAATTTAGGTAAAAGATAATCCATAAAAACTGCTGTTAAAAAGAAGGGTACTGCAAGCCCGACTGCATAAAAAAATAATAAAAGGCCACCTTCTGCTATATTAGCTCTGCTGCTGGCTGCAATTAAAATTGAACTTAAAATTGGGCCAATACAGGGAGTCCAGCCAACTGCAAGCACTACTCCCATTACAAAGGCTTTTAAATTCCCTTTTAAATAATGAGGAAGCTCAAATTTCTTTTCTCTGTAAAAATATTTAATTTCAAAGATGCCAGTTAAGTGCAGACCAAAAATAATAATAATCACTCCACCAACAGTTGTCAGCAGGCTCTGATTTTGAATTAAAAACTTGCCTAAAAAAGTTGCTGATAAACCAAGTAGAATAAAAATAACAGTAAAACCACTGATAAAACTAAGAGATCTTATAATTAAAGAAAGATTTTTATCTTTTTTTTGGGCTTTAGCATAATCACCAAGCATATATGATAAATAAGTTGGAATCAAAGGTAAAATACAGGGTGAAAAAAAAGAAAGCAGACCTGCCGATAAAGCAGCAATAAAAGAAACTTCTACAGACATTAAATCACTACCTTTCTATATTTACTTTATTATAACATAGTTAATTTATATTGTATAACATTTAAATTTTGCAATATAAAATATTATCTCAACTGTCTGGATTATTGACTTGATATCTGTTATAATTAAAGTGTGTAATTAGATTTCGAAAGGAGGCAGGCAGGTGAAAAAATTAATTGCTTTATCAATAATTTTAATTTTATTATTTTCATTTAATATTTACGCTCAAGAAAATCAAAAACTTAATGTTGATGAAGACACTAACTTAGAGGAGCTAGACCTGTCTCAAGAGAAGGATTTTTCTCAATCAGCCAGAGAGGAATTGCTTGGTATTGCTTCTAAATTTGACAGCGAAGAAGATCAGGCTATAGATCAGTTAGCTTTTGAAAATTATAATTTTTCTTTAACCGAAACAACACTTAATAACTCTCAGCATTTAAATATTTTAAATGATTTAGATTTTGATGCAAATTATTCTCAAAAAGAAGATGAAAAATTAGAAACAACAGCCAATTTTCAATTAGAATATGCACTAAATTCTCGGACTTCAATCAGAGCCGGATATTCCATCTTAAATGAAGAATGGTGGGATATTAAAAATAGCAGCCAAGCAAATATTGAAGATAGTAATCAAAACATTAATGACGATCAAAATATAGATGATGACTTTAAGCCGGATAATGACAATCCAGCTGCAGTAAATAATAATGTTAGAAAAGTTTATCAAAATGAATTAGAAAGCAGCCGCAGTCTCGGGGTAGCTTATAAAAGTAATGAACGGGTCACTTTATCTGCTGATTTTATCGACAACAACAAGTTTGGTGACTATTATGATGAAGACTGGGAACTTGCAGGAGATTCGACAGTTTTTGGAGTAGAATATAATTATCCAGAAGGATCTTCAATTAGAGCCAGTTATCAGGTTGATACAGCAGATGAGATTACTCAAAGAATAACAGGTGTAGATTTTGCCTTTAATAATCTGGCAACTTTTAGTGCTTCTTATAAACTGCTTGATTTAAATCAGTTAACCGATGACTTAAATCAGCAAAAGACTGCCTGGGATTTAGGTATTGGAGTTAATATTAGTGAAGATTATGGTCTGGCTTTAGGTTATGAATTAATTGAAGGAGAAGATGAAGAAGAAGCAGAGAAAAAAATTAGAGCTTCTTTTGAAATAGACTTTTAATAAATATAAATAAAAGGATGGTGTAGGTCTTTTGTCATTAAAAATCAGAAAAATAATCAGTATATTTGTTCTAACAGTTTTAGTTTTTACACCTTTTTTGAAATTCAGCTCTGTTCAAGCTGCAGGTATTATTCCACTGGCAGAACTGGGAGAAATAGAAACAATACTTTATGGCTCAGTTTCGGATAAACCTATTTTAACCAGAGTAGACGAGGTAGAAGAAACAGTCTATAATGCCAAACAATCCGGTTCAATTGTAGAACGGACAGAAAAATTAATTAATGATTTTTTAATTAGCTCTGAAAAATCACCCTCTTTATTATTTTTATATAATACCATTGAGTGGTCAATTAGAGGAGAATTAGCAGGAGGGAATCTGATTCAGAGGCTAAATGGCTTAGAAGAAATGGTTAGCGGAGAAGTAAATCAGGGCCCAATTAAAGAAAGAATTCAACAGTTATATAATTTAACTATTAAGGGTCAGGAAATGCCCGTTAAAAAAGTAGAAAGCCGCAATAACCAATTAATACGAGTTCAATTATTAGATAAAATTAATTCTAACACTGCTCGTAGAGGTGAAAAAGTTGCTTATAAAGTAATGGAAGATGTTAAAGTTCAAAACACATTGATTATACCTAAAGGCAGCCGCGGTAAATTAGAAATTACTGAGATTGAAGAAGCTGGCAAAATGGGTAAAGATGGCGATATTAAAATTGGCTTTCCTCAACTGGAAACAATAGATGGGTCAGATTTGGCTGTGGCTATCCAGAAAGAAGCTCAGCAAGAAAATGAATCGCAGAAATTTGCAATCGGGGCCAGTGTTTTAGGAACAGCTATTCTTGGTCTACCAGGAGTAGTAGCCGGCTATTTTGTAGAAGGTAAAGATGAAGAAATTCCTGCCGGATCTGAAATGTATATTCAGGTAACTGAAAGCAAAGAACTATATGGTGTAGTTATAAAATAGATTTTTGATTATTAACCTGCCTGAGCGTTAAACTTGGGCAGGTTTTAAAAATTAATTAGGAGAATTATTGTGCTAAATAATATTACTCAAGGCAAAATCACTTTAATAATTATTTTAAGCCTAATTTTTTCTATTAGCTTTGCTTCTTCTGTTTTGGCGGCTGAAGCCGAGTCGGCAGATAATTATGTACTGACAGCTGATGATATAACTTTTCTGCAGGCAGAAGGGCTAGTGCTTTTTGAAGGTAATGCTGTTTTTAAAGCTTCTGACTTTGTAGTTGAATCAAATAAAATAACAGTTGATACAAATACAAAGATAATTAAAGCATCAGGCAATGTAGTAATCCATTCTGAAAAAGATGATCTTTACGGAGATAGCTTAACTTATAATTATGAAAGTGAAAAAGGAGAGCTCTTTGGAGCTGAAGGAAGTATCGGAGAAATTAATTTTTCCGGTAAAATACTTAAAATCCTTTCAGTTTCACCAGTAGCAGCAGAAATCGAATCGGCAGAATTTACACCCTGTATTAGAGAAGAACCCCACTACCACTTTAAAGCTGAACAAATAAAAATCAATGACGATAATTCGCTAGATATTTTCGGAATAGCCCCTTATATCGCTAATATACAGGTGTTTTACCTGCCATATTATTCAGTTGAATATGACCCCAGTGATGGAGAAAGCCCTTTAAAAAATGCTTTTCCCTTCCCTAAACTTGGCTATGACAATGATCGAGGTCTGACTGCAGAATTTAAATATCCATATCAGATTGGTGATAAAAGCAGTGGAGAAATTTTTTATCTGACAGAAGGAAGAGAATACGATAGATATGAAGAGCGAATAATTAATAATTTTTATCAGCTGACAGATTATTTAACTATTAAAAATCGCTATGATTATTTATATAATTATGACCTTGATGATGAGGAATTGGATGACTTTGAAGAAGAATTTTTCAGTTCGATTCTTTACGATAGAGATAAATATGCTCTGGAGGCCGGTGTAGGTAGAGATTTAAGGGCTGAAGATAACGAAAATAGATATTTACTTGCCGGTCATTATTACTTTACTAATGGCTTAAATACAAGCTTTAGACAGGAATATGATTTTGACGAGCAGCGGGTTAAAGAAAAATATTTAATGAGTTATAATCAGCATTCTATTAACTGGAATCTTAAATATATTGCTGGCGAAAGTTATAACTATTATCCTTATTTAACGCTTAACTTTCCACGAGTGCTGGGAATTAGAACAACTGTTGGTTCAGGGCGGGTCAAAAATGAAGGCGTAGAATTAAATAAAGAGAGAGTTAGTTTGGCTTATAATTTAAAAGAGCCTTTAGCTAAAGGACTTAACTATCATTTAGCTTATAACTATCGTTTAGATCATTACCGCAGCTCTTATGATTATAATTATTATTACACCCGTTTAAATACAGGTTTTAGCTATAATACCAGCTTGAATCAGAAAATGGAACTTAATTCTTCTCTTTTCTTTGAGAAAAATTACCCCTGGGGTAAAAGTCCACTAATTGATGACAGAGAAGAACAGGAAAGACTAGTAAAACCTTCACTTAGTTTAAATGTTGAGCGTGATTTAGAGCAGTCATCTTTTAATATTAGTTCAAATGCCATTTATGATCTTGATTTAGATGATTGGGAAGAAATTAATCTGCGCTTTGCTCAAAATGAAGACTGTTACAGTTTTTATCTCAACTATGAATTTATAGATGAAACTTTTAGCTTTGGCTTTGAAATTTAAAAATAAATATATAATGGATATTCATTACAATTATGATAAAAATCACTTAAAATAGAGGACTTTTCTATTAGGCCGTGAAATAGGAAGGTAAAGGGTGATTTTTATGAAAAAGAGTACATATATTTTAAGTTTTATTTTAGCTTTAGTTTTCTTTATTTTAGTTCTCGCATTTTTAAATCCTTCAGTTCTGGCAAAAAATTATAAACCAGAAATCAGCGGCAGTATTGAAAATGGTGATCGAATGTACACCGATCCAGGTAATTGGGAAAATGATGAGCCTCTAGATTACTATCGTTATGATAAACAGTGGCTCAAATATAAACAAAAACTTGCAGTTGGCGAATACTATTATTTAAAGGTCCAGCGGCAGGAAAAAATATATGAGCAGAGTCAGAGTTATAATAGCCTCAATTTAGAAACAGAAGGAAATTACACGTTTTATTTAACTGAAAAATTAAGAAACAGGTTCAAAGTTCTTTTTCGAGATAAGGATTATTTAGAAGCAGATTATGATTATAAGGATTATCAGCTGGCCAGGCTGCAGTATACTTTACAGTATAAGAAAAATGATATTCATAATTATCAACTAATTTTACAAAAACAGTGGACAGAATATGAACTTAGCCCTGATTCTGATTATCAGCGGGAGCGGATAGCTTTAAAATGGGGCTGGCAGCTGAGTCAAAATTTGAAACTAGACAGTAAAATTCAATATGACTGGCAGAGAAATGACAATGATTCCAACCGTTCTGACAAAGATGGCCGTAAGATTTCCTTAAATTTTAAATATAAGTTTTAATAATATTTACCCAACTTTAAAACGAATTGTCAAAATATACTTAATATACTCAGATTTCTGTAAAAACTTTATAAAAAAATTTATTTGTGATATAATATTTCCAATAAGTAGTACAATACTATAGTACTGTTAATCAACAAAGGAGTTGATCAATTTTGAGTTATATGTCCAGGTATCGTGATTGGCTTGTAAGTGATTATTTTGATGAAAAAACAAAAGAGGAACTTGAAGCTATTAAGGATAATGAAGCAGAAATTGAAGATCGTTTCTATAAAAATTTAGAATTCGGAACAGGTGGAATGAGAGGTAAAATGGGGGCTGGAACCAATAGAATCAATAAATATGTAGTTCGTAAAGCTACTCAGGGACTGGCAAACTATATAATTAATTATAGTGATAATGGAGAGGACAAAGGAATTGTTATCGCTTATGATTCCCGCCATAATTCACCAGAATTTTCTTTAGAGGCGGCTTTAGTTTTAGCTGCTAATGGAATTAAAACATATTTATTTACCGGAATGCGAGCAACTCCGGAACTTTCTTATGCTGTCAGAGAACTTGATGCAATTGGTGGAATAGTTATTACTGCCAGCCATAATCCTTCCGAATACAACGGATATAAGTTATACTGGGAAGATGGGGGTCAGGTTGTTCCTGAGCAGGCAAGAGATATTATTGCTGAAATTGAAGAAATAGATGATTTTTCTATTGTTAAAACAATGGACGAAATGGAAGCCGTTAATCAGGGGCTTTTAAATTATATAGGTAGTGAAGTTGATGAGAGCTATCAGCAGACTTTAATGGGAGTTTTACCAGATACTGATTTAGCAGCCGAGAAGGGTAGCAATTTATCAGTAGTTTATACTCCTTTACATGGAACTGGAAGTACAGTTGTGCCAAAACTTTTAAGTAACTTAGGATTTTCTAATTTAAATGTTGTTGAAGAACAGGCAGACGGCGACTCTGAATTTTCTACTGTTGAAAGTCCAAATCCTGAAGACAGAGATGCTTTTGAACTGGCTCTAAAACTTGCAGAAAAAAAGGATGCAGAAATTATTTTGGCAACAGATCCTGATTGTGATCGTTTGGCGCCTGCAGTTAGAGATACTGAAGGTAACTATCAGTTTTTAAATGGTAATGAAACAGGAGTTTTATTTGCTGATTTTCTATTAAGAGAGGCCAAAGAAGCTGGAGAACTGCCTGATAATGGCGTAATTGTTAAATCAATTGTTTCTACAGATATGGTTGCTGAAGTTGCAGCTGATTATGGGGTAGAAGTTTTAGATGTTCTAACTGGATTTAAATTTATTGGGGAAAAAATGACTGAATTCGAAAAGTCAGGGGATAAAGAATTTATTTTAGGATTTGAAGAAAGTTTAGGTTATTTAATTGGCAAGTATGCTAGAGATAAGGATGCTGCTGTTGCAGCAGGTCTTGTTGCTATTATGGCCTTAAAATATAAGGAAGAAGGGACTTCTTTACTTGAGCGTCTGGCAGAATTAAGAGCAGAGTATGGTTATTATCTTGAAGATCTTCATTCAATTCGACTTGAAGGTAAAGAAGGTCAGGAGATTATAACAAAGACCATCGCTCACTTAAGAGAAAAGAGCCCAGAAAAAATTGCAGGACATGAGGTTGAAGTTGTTAAAGATTATAAGCAATCAAAAGTTTCATATCTGAAAGAAGGAAGAGAAGAAGAACTAAAACTTCCAAAATCTAATGTTCTTCAATATTTACTTGAGGGTAATAATAAACTTACAATTAGACCCTCTGGGACTGAGCCAAAGTTGAAATTCTACTTTGCAGTTAAGGATAAAGATAAGGCTGCTGCAGAAAAGAAACTGGCTGAGTTTAAAGAAAAGATTATTGCCGAAATGGATAAAATAATGGAGAATGTTTAATTTTTTAATTAGATCTTAGAACAATTTTAGCTAAATAATTATTAATCAATATAAGAGAGGCTCTGCAGCCTCTCTTTTTTTTAACATTCTTTTAAATAAATGTTATAATATAATTGATAATTAAAATGTGAGGAGTGGTACAATGAAAGTAAAAAAAGCAGTAATACCAGCAGCAGGCTGGGGAACTAGATTATTACCTGCTACAAAAGCTCAACCGAAAGAAATGCTGCCAATTGTAGACAAACCTTCAATTCAGTACATTGTAGAAGAGGCAGTTGCAGCAGGAATTGAAGATATTTTAATTATAACCTCAAAAAACAAACAAAGTATAGAAGATCATTTTGATAAATCCCTGGCCTTAGAACAAGCTTTAGAAAAGCAGGGCAAGACACAATTATTAAAAGAAGTACAAGATATATCTCAAATGATAACTATTCATTCAGTTAGACAAAAAGAGCAAAAAGGATTAGGCCATGCAATCCATTGTGCAAAAAGTTTTGTAGGAGATGAGCCTTTTGCAGTTTTGCTCGGTGATGATATTATTCACTCTCAAAAACCAGTAATCAAACAGATGATGGAAGCTTATGAAAAAAAAGAAACTGCAATTTTAGGCTGCAAAACAGTAGCTAAAAAAGATGTTAATAAATATGGAATAGTTGACTTTAGTCAAAAAGATGGAGACCTCTATAAAGTGCAAGATTTAATAGAAAAACCAGCTTTAGCTGAAGCACCATCTCAACTTGCAATTCTGGGTCGATACATTATTACTTCTGATATTTTTGAAATATTAGAAAACACTGCCCCTGGTAAAGGTGGAGAAATACAGCTAACTGATGCTTTAAAGACTTTACTGGATCAGCGAGCTGTTTATGGTTATGACTTTGAGGGTCAACGT encodes the following:
- a CDS encoding cytochrome c biogenesis CcdA family protein, with the protein product MSVEVSFIAALSAGLLSFFSPCILPLIPTYLSYMLGDYAKAQKKDKNLSLIIRSLSFISGFTVIFILLGLSATFLGKFLIQNQSLLTTVGGVIIIIFGLHLTGIFEIKYFYREKKFELPHYLKGNLKAFVMGVVLAVGWTPCIGPILSSILIAASSRANIAEGGLLLFFYAVGLAVPFFLTAVFMDYLLPKFKAFNKYLPVVNKITGTLLIIFGLMMVTGYLEVLNRMLL
- a CDS encoding phospho-sugar mutase, whose amino-acid sequence is MSYMSRYRDWLVSDYFDEKTKEELEAIKDNEAEIEDRFYKNLEFGTGGMRGKMGAGTNRINKYVVRKATQGLANYIINYSDNGEDKGIVIAYDSRHNSPEFSLEAALVLAANGIKTYLFTGMRATPELSYAVRELDAIGGIVITASHNPSEYNGYKLYWEDGGQVVPEQARDIIAEIEEIDDFSIVKTMDEMEAVNQGLLNYIGSEVDESYQQTLMGVLPDTDLAAEKGSNLSVVYTPLHGTGSTVVPKLLSNLGFSNLNVVEEQADGDSEFSTVESPNPEDRDAFELALKLAEKKDAEIILATDPDCDRLAPAVRDTEGNYQFLNGNETGVLFADFLLREAKEAGELPDNGVIVKSIVSTDMVAEVAADYGVEVLDVLTGFKFIGEKMTEFEKSGDKEFILGFEESLGYLIGKYARDKDAAVAAGLVAIMALKYKEEGTSLLERLAELRAEYGYYLEDLHSIRLEGKEGQEIITKTIAHLREKSPEKIAGHEVEVVKDYKQSKVSYLKEGREEELKLPKSNVLQYLLEGNNKLTIRPSGTEPKLKFYFAVKDKDKAAAEKKLAEFKEKIIAEMDKIMENV
- the galU gene encoding UTP--glucose-1-phosphate uridylyltransferase GalU → MKVKKAVIPAAGWGTRLLPATKAQPKEMLPIVDKPSIQYIVEEAVAAGIEDILIITSKNKQSIEDHFDKSLALEQALEKQGKTQLLKEVQDISQMITIHSVRQKEQKGLGHAIHCAKSFVGDEPFAVLLGDDIIHSQKPVIKQMMEAYEKKETAILGCKTVAKKDVNKYGIVDFSQKDGDLYKVQDLIEKPALAEAPSQLAILGRYIITSDIFEILENTAPGKGGEIQLTDALKTLLDQRAVYGYDFEGQRYDVGNKMGFLKTTVELALVREDLGPEFKKYLKELTKDF
- a CDS encoding LPS-assembly protein LptD, which gives rise to MLNNITQGKITLIIILSLIFSISFASSVLAAEAESADNYVLTADDITFLQAEGLVLFEGNAVFKASDFVVESNKITVDTNTKIIKASGNVVIHSEKDDLYGDSLTYNYESEKGELFGAEGSIGEINFSGKILKILSVSPVAAEIESAEFTPCIREEPHYHFKAEQIKINDDNSLDIFGIAPYIANIQVFYLPYYSVEYDPSDGESPLKNAFPFPKLGYDNDRGLTAEFKYPYQIGDKSSGEIFYLTEGREYDRYEERIINNFYQLTDYLTIKNRYDYLYNYDLDDEELDDFEEEFFSSILYDRDKYALEAGVGRDLRAEDNENRYLLAGHYYFTNGLNTSFRQEYDFDEQRVKEKYLMSYNQHSINWNLKYIAGESYNYYPYLTLNFPRVLGIRTTVGSGRVKNEGVELNKERVSLAYNLKEPLAKGLNYHLAYNYRLDHYRSSYDYNYYYTRLNTGFSYNTSLNQKMELNSSLFFEKNYPWGKSPLIDDREEQERLVKPSLSLNVERDLEQSSFNISSNAIYDLDLDDWEEINLRFAQNEDCYSFYLNYEFIDETFSFGFEI